One segment of Anguilla anguilla isolate fAngAng1 chromosome 1, fAngAng1.pri, whole genome shotgun sequence DNA contains the following:
- the zdhhc22 gene encoding palmitoyltransferase ZDHHC22 — protein sequence MYIRMLKLRLLNAIAPAYFFTATIVTFGLHFYFFIPTIFQTPGTQLSAATFFHIVVFLYLMLNALGNYTMTIRHPAESANENVIPMCSPDCPDRVDAHYLLNGRHFCKLCKKVILKRDHHCFFTGNCIGNRNMRYFIMFCIYTSCTCLYSLVLGVAYLTVEYSISFENPLTFLTLLPLSTGYFFLGTISGLQFFLVLMLYVWLGIGLTCAGFCCQQVLLVARGQTWCQFRRGQLVEAHSSWRANLSDVFGTRWVLGFFLPVQTVEASPSDARKHD from the exons ATGTATATCAGAATGTTGAAACTCAGACTCCTCAATGCTATCGCCCCCGCCTACTTCTTCACTGCGACAATAGTAACCTTTGGCCTGCACTTTTACTTTTTCATACCAACAATTTTCCAAACTCCGGGCACCCAACTAAGCGCTGCTACTTTTTTCCATATCGTCGTTTTCCTATACCTGATGCTGAATGCTCTGGGTAACTACACAATGACGATTAGACACCCAGCAGAGAGCGCGAATGAAAATGTAATACCGATGTGTTCGCCAGATTGCCCGGACCGGGTGGACGCTCATTACCTCCTGAACGGCCGTCATTTCTGCAAACTCTGCAAAAAAGTGATCCTGAAAAGAGACCACCACTGTTTTTTCACGGGAAACTGTATTGGCAACAGAAACATGCGCTACTTCATAATGTTTTGCATCTATACCTCGTGCACCTGTCTGTATTCTTTGGTTCTGGGAGTGGCTTATCTCACAGTGGAGTATTCAATTTCATTCGAAAACCCACTGACCTTCCTCACCTTATTGCCGCTTTCCACTGGTTACTTCTTCCTTG GGACCATATCTGGCCTGCAGTTCTTCCTGGTGCTGATGCTGTACGTGTGGCTGGGCATCGGCCTCACCTGCGCTGGCTTCTGCTGCCAGCAGGTGCTGCTGGTGGCGCGGGGTCAGACCTGGTGCCAGTTTCGACGGGGCCAGCTGGTGGAGGCGCACTCCTCCTGGAGGGCCAATCTGAGCGACGTCTTTGGCACCCGCTGGGTACTGGGCTTCTTCCTGCCAGTGCAGACAGTGGAGGCCTCGCCCAGCGATGCCCGCAAGCATGACTGA
- the cipca gene encoding CLOCK-interacting pacemaker a isoform X1, with the protein MASVFSGGRCSLLEQRAPEQAVMSSKAKVGGHRRLSSYVVDSMKTSKPESERDSGFSDGSSGYLSAVDQMDSEDTGRRGSQAASQVAVMTGSYPSLSPMIIMNNVVLKQPNTPAPALKPWGFQPTALEMLPQPQVVFLQPVVSNGTGASHKSPADKRRKSRKYLPILKSYPKIAPHPGEGLSEKASSSSSSSSSRPNGLSSGQERRHRHRQRRDALPACPVRSAKPAAPAAVLSAAPPAPPVSLSRCAPLPTPGVADTVATANPANGPSRPPSASPALPPETEALVPWAWPTGPESHDDGSCLGSLPDGHSKQQRFCNTYNILHRSGLLGITLRTKELIRQNRRTQGQLEQLRQHAGLFVEAVCSDDPQVWTRLQLSMMETGSAGPEEQEGREEDTLSMLP; encoded by the exons ATGG CCTCAGTGTTCTCAGGAGGGAGATGCAGCTTGCTTGAGCAAAGAGCGCCAGAACAAGCCGTGATGAGCAGCAAGGCTAAAGTGGGCGGCCACAGGAGGCTGTCGTCCTATGTGGTGGACAGCATGAAGACATCCAAGCCGGAGTCAGAGAGGGACTCTGGTTTCTCAG ATGGCAGCTCAGGCTACTTGAGCGCCGTGGACCAGATGGACTCGGAGGACACCGGGAGGCGGGGCAGCCAGGCCGCGTCCCAGGTGGCGGTGATGACGGGGTCCTACCCCAGCCTCTCCCCGATGATCATCATGAACAACGTCGTCCTCAAGCAG CCGAACACGCCAGCGCCAGCCCTGAAGCCCTGGGGGTTCCAGCCCACTGCCCTGGAAATGCTTCCTCAGCCCCAGGTGGTGTTTCTGCAGCCGGTGGTCTCCAACGGCACCGGCGCCTCGCACAAGAGCCCCGCCGACAAGCGACGGAAATCCCGGAAGTACCTGCCCATCCTCAAATCCTACCCCAAAATCGCGCCTCACCCCGGGGAGGGCCTCTCGGAGaaagcctcctcctcctcctcctcctcctcttccaggCCCAACGGTCTGTCCTCCGGCCAGGAGCGGCGTCACCGCCACCGGCAGAGACGCGACGCGCTGCCCGCCTGCCCGGTTCGGTCGGCCAAGCCCGCCGCTCCCGCCGCCGTCCTGTCCGccgctccccccgccccgcccgtctctctctcccgctgcgccccactccccacccccggCGTCGCGGACACCGTCGCGACCGCTAACCCGGCTAACGGCCCGTCGCGGCCGccctccgcctcccccgcccTGCCGCCCGAGACTGAAGCCCTGGTGCCCTGGGCGTGGCCGACTGGGCCCGAGTCCCACGATGACGGGAGCTGCCTGGGCTCCCTCCCCGATGGCCACAGCAAGCAGCAGCGCTTCTGCAACACCTACAACATCCTGCACAGGTCGGGCCTGCTGGGCATCACGCTGCGCACCAAGGAGCTGATCCGGCAGAACCGGCGCACCCAGGGCCAGCTGGAGCAGCTCAGGCAGCACGCCGGCCTGTTCGTGGAGGCCGTGTGCAGCGACGACCCGCAGGTCTGGACTAGGCTGCAGCTGAGCATGATGGAGACCGGCTCCGCTGGACCGGAGGAGCaggagggcagagaggaggacacactgagcatgctccccTGA
- the cipca gene encoding CLOCK-interacting pacemaker a isoform X2, whose translation MSSKAKVGGHRRLSSYVVDSMKTSKPESERDSGFSDGSSGYLSAVDQMDSEDTGRRGSQAASQVAVMTGSYPSLSPMIIMNNVVLKQPNTPAPALKPWGFQPTALEMLPQPQVVFLQPVVSNGTGASHKSPADKRRKSRKYLPILKSYPKIAPHPGEGLSEKASSSSSSSSSRPNGLSSGQERRHRHRQRRDALPACPVRSAKPAAPAAVLSAAPPAPPVSLSRCAPLPTPGVADTVATANPANGPSRPPSASPALPPETEALVPWAWPTGPESHDDGSCLGSLPDGHSKQQRFCNTYNILHRSGLLGITLRTKELIRQNRRTQGQLEQLRQHAGLFVEAVCSDDPQVWTRLQLSMMETGSAGPEEQEGREEDTLSMLP comes from the exons ATGAGCAGCAAGGCTAAAGTGGGCGGCCACAGGAGGCTGTCGTCCTATGTGGTGGACAGCATGAAGACATCCAAGCCGGAGTCAGAGAGGGACTCTGGTTTCTCAG ATGGCAGCTCAGGCTACTTGAGCGCCGTGGACCAGATGGACTCGGAGGACACCGGGAGGCGGGGCAGCCAGGCCGCGTCCCAGGTGGCGGTGATGACGGGGTCCTACCCCAGCCTCTCCCCGATGATCATCATGAACAACGTCGTCCTCAAGCAG CCGAACACGCCAGCGCCAGCCCTGAAGCCCTGGGGGTTCCAGCCCACTGCCCTGGAAATGCTTCCTCAGCCCCAGGTGGTGTTTCTGCAGCCGGTGGTCTCCAACGGCACCGGCGCCTCGCACAAGAGCCCCGCCGACAAGCGACGGAAATCCCGGAAGTACCTGCCCATCCTCAAATCCTACCCCAAAATCGCGCCTCACCCCGGGGAGGGCCTCTCGGAGaaagcctcctcctcctcctcctcctcctcttccaggCCCAACGGTCTGTCCTCCGGCCAGGAGCGGCGTCACCGCCACCGGCAGAGACGCGACGCGCTGCCCGCCTGCCCGGTTCGGTCGGCCAAGCCCGCCGCTCCCGCCGCCGTCCTGTCCGccgctccccccgccccgcccgtctctctctcccgctgcgccccactccccacccccggCGTCGCGGACACCGTCGCGACCGCTAACCCGGCTAACGGCCCGTCGCGGCCGccctccgcctcccccgcccTGCCGCCCGAGACTGAAGCCCTGGTGCCCTGGGCGTGGCCGACTGGGCCCGAGTCCCACGATGACGGGAGCTGCCTGGGCTCCCTCCCCGATGGCCACAGCAAGCAGCAGCGCTTCTGCAACACCTACAACATCCTGCACAGGTCGGGCCTGCTGGGCATCACGCTGCGCACCAAGGAGCTGATCCGGCAGAACCGGCGCACCCAGGGCCAGCTGGAGCAGCTCAGGCAGCACGCCGGCCTGTTCGTGGAGGCCGTGTGCAGCGACGACCCGCAGGTCTGGACTAGGCTGCAGCTGAGCATGATGGAGACCGGCTCCGCTGGACCGGAGGAGCaggagggcagagaggaggacacactgagcatgctccccTGA